In Aedes albopictus strain Foshan chromosome 3, AalbF5, whole genome shotgun sequence, the following are encoded in one genomic region:
- the LOC109432827 gene encoding dromyosuppressin, giving the protein MLRTESTSILFCAVLVLNITLTTCQATTAVPPICENELIDEMPHRIRKVCAALENSNQFAEALNAYIRKEAAALLYQGEDLLAPSSNGKRTDVDHVFLRFGRRR; this is encoded by the exons GCTGCGAACGGAATCGACGAGCATCCTATTTTGTGCCGTTTTAGTTCTAAATATCACACTAACAACATGCCAAGCCACAACTGCCGTTCCTCCCATATGCGAGAATGAGTTGATAGACGAAATGCCTCACCGAATACGGAAAGTCTGTGCCGCCCTGGAAAATTCAAATCAGTTTGCTGAGGCACTGAATGCCTACATACGAAAGGAAGCCGCGG CTCTCCTTTATCAAGGTGAGGATTTACTGGCACCGAGCAGCAATGGAAAGCGAACAGACGTGGACCACGTGTTTTTACGTTTCGGACGGAGACGCTAA